The nucleotide sequence GTCattgataaaggaaagaggaGTAATTGGCTCACAGCTCcgcgtggctggggaagcctcaggaaacttacaatcatggtggaaggtgaaggggaagcagacacatctTACACAGTCACAGGAGAgcgaaagagagaaagagggaagtgCCAGACACTTACCAAACAAGACCACtggaaaactcactcactatcggaACATCAAGGGGGGGAATCCGTCCCCATAATCCAGTCACCCCCCACTAGgttcctcccttgacatgtggggattacaattcaaaacgagattagggtggggacacagaaccaaaccatattactCCCAGTCACTGTGCCTTCTCACTAAGCTAGAACACAGACTCTTAAATGTGGAATTTATTGGAACACTGTGGCTGTAGAAGGCAAAAGGCAGGTGAGCTGGCCTAAGTTGGCCAGGATCCCAAGAGGCAAGCCTTTCCACAGTGCTCCTCTTGTCTCTGAAGGATGGGCGTTCACATTTCCTGTGTAGGCCACCACCAAACTGTGGGAAAACTCTGCTATGATTCTGTAACCAGGTAAACACAGCCCTGGTAAGTTGCTGTATCAGCtatgaatgcattttttttttttgagatagactctctattgctcatgctggagtgcagtagcaggttcatagcttactgcaggcttgaactcttggactcaagcgatccttctgtctcagtctcccaagggactacaggcatgcattaccacacctggctttttatttttttatagagatggagtctcattatattacccaagctggtctagaactcctggcctctagtgatcctcctatctcggcctcccaaagtgttgggattacagatgtgagccaccacacccagcctgaatgcACCTTGTGGTGGCCTCAGAGGTCTACACAGAAgagtgggactgctggaaaagATCTATAGAGACAGGAGTGACAAGTAGGCTTAGTGGCTTCTAGGTCCAGCTGTGCTCCTGACTGTGTGATGTTCAGTAAGCACAGTTGTTTTGGGCTTGTTTTCTAACCAGTGAAATGTGGGATGGTGTGCTAGAACTTCCTACCCTTCGGTGTGCCTGTGAAGcttggggatcttgttaaaatgcagtttctgattcagtaagagAGAGATCTGAGATTCCACATTTCCCTAATGCCACAGGTTCTTGCCCCTGCTCCTTGTTCATGGGCATCAAGATTCTTGCCCCTGAGGCCTCTGAACTCTACAAGTCCTCCAAGATCTTATGTGGTCCTTGGTCACagtctcctccttccctcctatCCCCACTAGACATTCCAGTCCTCAGAAACCTCATTTCTCTgctcatcccttttttttttggcaaagtcttgctctgtcatccaggctggagtgctgtggtgtgatctcagcccactgcagcctccgcctcctggatcaagcgattcacctgcctcagcctcctgagtagctgggattacaggtgccagccaccacatccagctaatttttgtatttttagtagagacagggtttcaccatgttggccatgctggtctcaaactcctgacctcaggtgatccgcctgcctcgggctcccaaagtggtgggactacaggcgtgagccaccggtcCTGGTCCTGCTCATCCTTCTTTAAGATCCTGCTCTTCCTACATCTCAGTGCTGTGTCATCTTCCTTCCCGAGGGCTCCAGCACTCCAACGCAGATGCTCACCGACCTTGTTTTCCAGCGAAGTTTCTACTCCTTGGTGTGTTTCCATGAACACCTGGCTAGGTAAAACGAGATGGCCTGCGTCTTGCTCACCCTAACAGCACTCACGTGCAGTACTGACGGATGTCCCCTGGACTCAGAGTTGACCTCTACATGAGAAATTGTAAAGCGGCACATTTAATTAAGCAAGCCAACCACATCCCACCTCAAAATACTCTTTATTATTCATCCTTTCTTCCATGAAAGCTTTGATATGGTGGATCTTTGGTGAGCATCCCGTTCTTTAAATAAAAGTAACTCAGAAGCTAATTTAAAGAAGATATGCTCTTGGAATTTAACGCAGCTTAATTACATTTTTAGCATAATGGTCATATGGAGGACTTAATGCAATTGAAGTTAATAAAAGTATTATCACTGTGCGGGAATGTCTTGCGGGTCCTTAAACTTCAGTGTGCACTGATGCAATTTTGGAGCGCTTCAGAGAAAGGATTCAGAATTATGAATACAAAATGTTTGCAGGTCCTCTGGGCGGAGGCTGTGCCTGTGCCTAGGCTAGCTCTCCATGTgctatttttgaatgaatgaattgaatgaaGGAACCTCCCTAACTTCCTGGTTCTGGGACCCTGTACTACCACGAGATGGCAGTATAGTACCAAATGTGGAAAGCGGATAGACGCACTGATTTGCTTTTTATGTCTCAACAGAACGTTTGCACCTACACTTTAAATTGCATCCCGTGCTCTGCAACTGCTCCTGGTTTTCTTTTGGCAAGACAATCTCACTCTCTTTGCCCAAACTCTGAAGTATTACAGGCACCGGCAATGCGGTCAGTGCAGGTTAAGAAACTGTAATGTGCCATGGTTTACTCCTTAAACTTTCTTATCAACTTTTTTCCCTTCTGTTTCATGGTACTTTCAAATTGCATTTAttataaagcaaaaagaaagtgtTTCACATAACTTCTCCCACAAGCAATTTTAATGAGCTTTGGCTTTAGTAATGGTTTTAATCATGTTAGACTTGATCTTCTAGCCACACAGCAACCACATCAACCCCTCTCCCAATTTGACAAGATTTTGAAAAACTAACATTGTTTTATGTAATTAAAGACACACCTGTATAGCACACAGAGGTGTTCATTTGTCTAATGCAATTGGCCAGATAGAGACTCGTTTCTTTCTTCCACCCTAAAATCAATTTTGGGGTTTTGTTCCCTTAGTAGATACCATCTGAGTATTGGCAAATATGCAACTCAAGTTTTAGCTTTAAAGGCAAAGAACCAGCACTTATGTCTTAATACCATCTCTAAAATCAGTCTCTAATGATGACAGATGCAGGTCTTTTTATTGAGAACTGTCCTCAGAATTTAAATTGGGTTTTTTGTCAAATAAGTTCGCTTAAACACACATAGATCTTGAGTTATCAAATATAgcattttataatgatatattGAATAATAAGGTAAAAAGCTTCAAAGCTGGACATTTTCCCACTGTGCTATATAGTTGAAAATGTGTCAATAATGACAATACTGCTACATGAGAAAGCCAACATGCTAACTTGTGTCTTGTAGCTTTCTCTCCATCCTTCATATGTGGTAAAGACTCTGGGATCTGCTCTTAAAATTCTACTTTATAACTGAATATATAAAGTTTATGGCTGGCATATGTATACTATACATGAGTCAACACGTGGGTTAGATGTAGGCCACTGATAGGTACCTAAGTTACAAAATAATTCTTTAATGAGTAAAACTACTGGAGAGgtgaacacttttacagtgtctctggctttaaaaaataagattggcATGATAGCTAAAGCAGGAGTTCTAATTGCATATCTAACTTAATTAACACCGAGACTTACTCTGAAAAGGATCTGCAAAATGTTACTACTATGGAGATCCTATGCGAAGCCTCTTACATGAGAAAGATCGGCCAAGAAAGTAGCGTCCACtctatcaaaattttttttagccaCTAAAAATTCCTATTAGGTAAAAGTAAGGAGAACAAACATTTTAGCAGGATGTGCAGAACAAAGCccctcccatcccatcccacAATGATTGATGCCCCATCATTAGCAGGGTAGCTGCCCATTTCTTATCTTGATTGACAGGTTAATAAGGGACCTGGGGCTATCTTTTCAGTATTAACACACAATCTTAccaattacttttaaattattgctAATCTGTCAGAAAATAACAAGCATAAGGAATAAAAATATCCGCGAAACTGAAAGGTCTGCTGAAGCAGCTTTTACTTCCGGTGCCTTAAAAGGTTCAGTTGGAAAACTTGCTAGAATTTAGTCAATAGAATTTAGGCACCGgcgattttttttaagaaaaacttgtAGTTTATAATAGTTCATTGGTTCAATTAGGAGCGAAAAAGAAGGGAGTTTTGTAATGCAATTGTCCAGCAAAGGAAAACGCTTTAAATTGGGGGATTATGTGCGCAGACCACCTGTGGGGCATTCAGAGCCCTTTTCTATAAAGCTTCAACCCATGCCTAGCTGCCTGCAGGCTGGCTAACAATGCCGGGAAAAGCTGTTTAAAAGGCTGAGCACTTGTGCCTCCGGTCTTCACTAACTGTTACAAGTCTTCCTCTCTCGCgctctctctcctttttaaagtaaaagtcCCACATCCCTTTAATGGAAGAACTTTAAGGCTCCGCGGTGGCCAATTGGTCTGCACTAAGAGGAGATAGGCAGCAGGGAAAGAAACTTCAGACTATACAGCACATTTGCAGAGGAGAAAAGATCAAAGTTTTTCAAACTCAAAAGACCAAGTTCCCTACAGATTAACCCTATTCATTTAGCTCCTCTTAAAGGAATGATGTGCTGAGCCACTGGGCAGACAGGTAAAAAGTTCAACAATTGCCGAAGCATTCTTCTGCTAATTCAACAGCCTTCTGCTCAAATAAATTAGCTTAGTCTTGACAGAGGAACAATAGCTTTTTCTCTAGGAAAAGCAGCACATTTGGTATACACAAGCACTGAAGGTTATTAAGATGTTAACCCGTTAGTTTAATCCATTGAAGAGCGCCTGCTCCCCTACCAGATTGTCAAGTGACTTCTACTGTAAAGGGTGAGCTATGGTTTAAAACATTAACCTCTACACCTCAGCAATGCGTTCCCTCCCTGGAACACCAGGTGCTTTCAAAATCACGGACTCCAGAAATGAATGCAGGGTTTTGAAACCTTTAGTGATACCATGCAGGATAAATAACAAGGCCTAAGGGGAATTACTGCCTTGCAGAAGTTCCATTTACATCCACTAAAGTGAGAGTAGTTATCCATGGATCAGAAAAGAGCTCCCATGAAAAACACCGTCTTTGGGGAAGGTGCAAAAACTCAATTTTGATTTCAGTTCAACAATGATATTTACTTGGCTAACAACTTAAGAACTAGAGTTTAACAAGTAATTTTCTCCATGCCTAAGGTAAGTGTACAGAATGACAAGCCAGAAAATGTCCATTTTCCCCATGCGTCCTTAGCAAGCACTTTAAAGGTGACAGCTCAGAAGAGGCGGGGGAGAGGGCAATGGTTAAATCATTTATCAAAAGTCATTTTATTGACAAAATAGAATACTTATATCTGTTCTTACAGGGGTAAGCCTCTAAActttttacaaaaaaatgtacacactatatctttggatatatacatattttacactttttttttttacaatttaacaaataattatataaatacatcCTCTAATGTAAGAAACCCGTATTTACGTGGGGTGTATAATTAAgacatttcttgtttgtttacttAAGGCATTTGCCTGGTCATTAAGAATACCCAAACCGTGCAATCCCATCAGGTCGCGGTCACCCCTCCTCCAGGGTAAGTCAGGGGTGGGAGTTTACGTAGGAAGAGTCGAGGGAGAAAAAGAGGTTCTCCCAGGTGAAATCTGTGTATCTGACTGCAAACCCAGCCAAGTGCAGCCAGGGAGGGCTCCAAACCTCGGGTTCTGGAAACGCCGCAGagtccaccctcctcagccaACAGAAATTAACGCGTGGCGGGAGGAGCTCCCCGCACATCAATGGAGGAAAAGGGGCTGGGTCTGGGAGGCTTCAATGCCAGGTACTTTGTTCTAAGTGAGTCATTTAAGTCCCAGCTAATGGATACCATTAAGAGTTCATTATCATGCTAATAGCAATCAACACTGTGAAGGGGTGGGAACCTCAGCCCATCAAGTGTCCCTTCGCTGCACTTGGGTCTCCtcgcccccctccccacccctcctggGCGCCCCCTCCCCTCCGCTCAGACCTGGGACAATGGCATCTGCTTTGGATAAGACACGGAGCTGGCCGTGCCCGACCGCCACGTCAGGCCAGTGCTGACGTCGCTGTAGAGGGAGCCCCCGCCGCCGCCCGGACCCCCGCCGCCGCCGGgtcccccgccgccgccgccccccggCCCGCCGCCACCCCCCGCGGCCGTGGCGCCCGCGCCCCCGCCCACCGCGGCGCCCTTGCTGGCCCAGCAGCAGCGGGTGCACAGGGAGCGCCAGGACTCCAGCGTCTTGCCGGACCAGACCCACACGCCCGAGGTGATGCCCACCACTAGGCACATGAAGTACTTGAGCATGAAGACGGCGTAGTCGGGCCTGCGTGCCTGGTCGGGCTGCAGGTCCCGCAGGCACGGGCAGTTGTGCGTGGCCTCCCAGCGCGGGCGGTTGTGCTGCTCGTAGAAGAGGCAGGCGACCACCACCGCGGCGGGCACGGTGTAGAGCACGGTGAACAGGCCCAGGCGGATCATCAGCTTCTCCAGCTTGTGCGTCTTGGTGGGGCCGTCCTGTTGCTTGATGACCGAGCGGATGCGGAAGAGGGACACGAAGCCGGCCAGCAGGAACATGGTGCCGATGAAGAGGTAGATGACCAGCGGCGCCAGCACGAAGCCGCGCAGGTTGTCCAGGCTCTGGTTGCCCACGTAGCAGATGCCCGCCACCGGGTCGCCGTCCACCGAGCTGAGCGCCAGCACCGCGATGGACTTGACGCTGGGCACAAGCCACGCGGCCAGGTGGAAGTACTGCGAGTAGCCGGCGATGGCTTCGTTGCCCCACTTCATACCGGCCGCCAGGAACCATGTGAGCGACAAGATCACCCACCAGATGGAGCTGGCCATGCCGAAGAAGTAGACCAGCAAGAAGACCACGGTGCACAGCGCGGGGCCGGTGGTCTCGTAGCGCACGTGCTGctccaccgcgcccagctcctCGTACTCGCCGCGCCCGCCCGGGCCGCCCGCGCCCGCGCCCGCCGCGCCCGCGCCCGCCGCCGCGCCGCCCGCGCCCCCAGCGCCCCCCGCGCCCGGCGCGCCACCGCTGCACGCCACCTTCTCGTGGCCCGCCACCAGGCGCACTAGGTAGCCCACCGACACGAAGAGGTAGCAGGCCGAGAGGAAGATGATGGGCCGCTCCGGGTACTTGAAGCGCTCCATGTCGATAAGGAAGGTGGAGACGGTGGCGAAGGTGGACACGAAGCAGAGCACCGACCACAGGCCGATCCAGAAGACGGTGAAGGCGCGCTCGTCCTGGCTGAAAAAGGGGTTGTGGCAGGGCAGCGCGCAGTTAGCGATCTGGCCTGTCTTGACGCGGTTGTAGAGCGGGTGGCGCTCGCTGGACACGCTCACCATAGGCGCCCGGCACTGGCACCCGGGCTCGCAGGGAGCCGCGCCGCCGCCAGGGGGCCGCGCCTtcccgccaccgccgccgccgcgaGCTGGGGGCGCCGCCGCGTCCCCGCCGCCACCGCCCCTGCCGCCGCCGCGGTGCGGGGGCCTGGCCCCCGGCGGGCGGCCGTGGCCGCTGCCCGAAGGCGGCTGCtcgccgggcggcggcggcggcaggcgGCGCGGCGGGCTGGGCGCGGCGGTGGTGAGGTCGGTGCGGTTGTAGTCCATGCACAGCGTGTCAGGGTTGCCTTGCTCGGGCAGCCGGTCGCAGCGCATGCGGTCGGGCCAGGCGAAGCCGTACTGGCGCATGAGCGGCGCGCAGCCGGCCTTGGCGCGCTCGCACACCGAGCGGCAGGGCGGCAGCGGCTTCTTGTAGTCCTCTAGGCAGATGGGCGTGTACATGCTGCACAGGAAGAACTTGAGATCGGGCGAGCACTGGATCTCCACCAGCGGCCAGAACTGGTGCACCTCCAGGCCCGCCTCGTCCTGCGTGTCGTGGTTGAACTGATTGGGCATGTAGGTGTAGTTGTAGCCGATGCCCTTACACAGCGGCACGGTGATCTCTTGGCATGCCAGCTCCTTGGCCGAGGCGGCCGCAGCGCCGCTGGAGCGCTGCAGCAGCGCCAAGGCGGCCAGCAGCGAGGTCACTTCCAACAGGTAACCCCACTCCATGCTGTGCGCCTCGGCCCGGTGCCCTCGCCCTCCAGGCGGCGCGCAGAGGGGTGCCCGGGGGGGGGGCCCACGAGAGAGCCGCAGACGGGTACAGCGGGTGATCTGGGGTCTCCCTTATGCTTCGCCCGGGAGGGGGGTCTGCCGATAATCTAACCCCTTCTAGGGGCGCGTCCGCAGCGGCACGGCCCGCAGCCTGGGCAGGGCCCTTCCGCACTCCTTTCCGCCGCTCCGGGGGTTCGAAGGCGGCTGCAGGCGCGCGCCACAGTCCGAAGGTCCGCTCTGCTGGCCCCGGGTCGCGCTCAGCCCTCGCGGCGCAGAGCGGCCGGGCCTCGGCTCATCGTCCCGCGCTCGCTCGCCTCCTCTCCGCGCGCCCGACCACTTCTCCCCGCCGCGCCGGGCGGCGGTGACTCCGCCGGGCAGAGAGGGCGGAGGCGCCGCAAGTTTCCTCTGGGGCCGCGGTGCGCAGTCAAGATGGCTGGGCCGGGCCGCTTGCCGCGCCGGGTCAGCCCTGGCGGCCACCACTCGGCCCCCGGGGGCTCATGCCCGCCCCCAaggccgcgccgccgccgccgccggagTTGGGGACCCGCCTCGGCCCAGGCCGCCGCCCTCTTTCTCCGGCGTCCGTCCTTCGTCCGTCCGCCGCCGGGACAGACGGACCCCCGCC is from Pan paniscus chromosome 8, NHGRI_mPanPan1-v2.0_pri, whole genome shotgun sequence and encodes:
- the FZD8 gene encoding frizzled-8, with protein sequence MEWGYLLEVTSLLAALALLQRSSGAAAASAKELACQEITVPLCKGIGYNYTYMPNQFNHDTQDEAGLEVHQFWPLVEIQCSPDLKFFLCSMYTPICLEDYKKPLPPCRSVCERAKAGCAPLMRQYGFAWPDRMRCDRLPEQGNPDTLCMDYNRTDLTTAAPSPPRRLPPPPPGEQPPSGSGHGRPPGARPPHRGGGRGGGGGDAAAPPARGGGGGGKARPPGGGAAPCEPGCQCRAPMVSVSSERHPLYNRVKTGQIANCALPCHNPFFSQDERAFTVFWIGLWSVLCFVSTFATVSTFLIDMERFKYPERPIIFLSACYLFVSVGYLVRLVAGHEKVACSGGAPGAGGAGGAGGAAAGAGAAGAGAGGPGGRGEYEELGAVEQHVRYETTGPALCTVVFLLVYFFGMASSIWWVILSLTWFLAAGMKWGNEAIAGYSQYFHLAAWLVPSVKSIAVLALSSVDGDPVAGICYVGNQSLDNLRGFVLAPLVIYLFIGTMFLLAGFVSLFRIRSVIKQQDGPTKTHKLEKLMIRLGLFTVLYTVPAAVVVACLFYEQHNRPRWEATHNCPCLRDLQPDQARRPDYAVFMLKYFMCLVVGITSGVWVWSGKTLESWRSLCTRCCWASKGAAVGGGAGATAAGGGGGPGGGGGGGPGGGGGPGGGGGSLYSDVSTGLTWRSGTASSVSYPKQMPLSQV